Below is a window of Deltaproteobacteria bacterium DNA.
ATCATGGTCGCTCGGGGTGATATGGGCGTTGAGCTTGGCAACCACCTTGTTCCTGCCGTGCAAAAGTACATTATTTCTTCATGCAATCATCGTGGAATACCCGTTATCACCGCCACCCAGATGTTGGAATCCATGGTTGAAAATTCCACTCCCACCAGGGCCGAGGCCTCTGATGTAGCCAATGCTATTTGGGACGGCACAGATGCTGTGATGTTAAGCGCTGAAACAGCCTCTGGAAAGCATCCCATTGAGGCCGTCAAAATGATGGGAAAAATAATAAGAGAAGCGGAAAAAACGCCAAAAGAAAGGCCTTCCTTTAAGTTCATGGATTTGACCAATATAGATGATGCTACAGTGATCGGTGCATCGCTGATAGCCGAAAGGATCGGCGCCAAGAGGATACTTTCCGTGACTCAGTCAGGAAACTCCTGCCTGAAGATGTGCCGGTTCAGACCACAAACGTCGGTTCTGGGAGTTTCCAATTCTTTGCCCATTGTGAGGAGGATGTGTCTCTATTGGGGAGTTAGCCCGTTTTACCTATATGAGTATGACGAAGATGATAGTGAGCTTGAGAACTACGTTATTGATAAGGTCAGAAGCGCATGTGATTTACACGGTGGCGATAAAATCGTTATCACTAGAGGCAGCGGGAAGTTCTTTGCACGGGGGAGTTCGAATTCCATCAAAGTGGTAGTAATTGAGTAGGGGAGAATATGGACAAAGATGAACTTCGAGCAAAGATCTATTCAAAGATAGACGAACTTCCCATGCTTCCCACAGTGATTTCAAAACTCCTCGGTTTGATCGATGGCTCAAAGAGTAATGCCGCAGATCTTTCAGATCCTCTATGTCCTGCCATGATCCCAAATGTGGATCTACAGTCTCAAAGTCTATAATGGAAAATCCTTTATCAGAAGAGTAGGGGAAAAAGGGGAGGATATGGAGTGTGTTGATGGTTCCTCCGAGGTAGGTATGGCAAAATTTGGCCAAGGTGGCAAGAGGGGACTTCTCTTCACCACGTAAGAGGTCGCCATAGTCATCGCTTGCATAATATCTTCCCCGGACTCGCTTTGTTGTAGGCGAGATTCGTGCCTTTTAAAGCAGAAAAAATCTGTCGATAATCCGACCTTTGCGATTTCGCTAAAAGCGGTTCACAAAAGATCCAATACGAGTTCGTCAGCTTTAGCTTTCAATACTCGTGCCAAGCCAAACACATTTTGAGCCAGGCTCTTGCTTTTCCATTTATGCGCGAGCCCTAAGTAATTTGTTATCTATGATCCTCTTATTTGGCATATTTTTTTCCCAACCATGGAACAAAAGCACCCGAATGGGGGGATAATGATTTCGATACGACCGGGTCTAACCCTTTGCTCCCACTACGTATTTACGAGTTCTGTGAGCTTCTTAAAGATTGGTTGCAAGCGCTCACGGTGTTTTGGAGGGATCAAAAGGGCGGGTATAGATTTGTTTTGAGCAAGTCCCGGCGAATCATATATGTCAATTGTGTCATCCGTATTATCCGAAGCCATCTGCGTTTCGTAGTGCTTGTGCTGCTCAAGAAACATGAGCACGTCGTTCATGTTGCCGAATAGCCCACCCTGGTCAATGTGCTCGATGAACTGCAAGAAGACGGTATTTACTGTAATCAGGAATGGATCTACCACAGCAGAGGCCTCTTTAGCACACTGTCGGGCTGAAAAGAAGCATCTGCATCCGAATGGTCGCTGTCCGTAAATAAGGCACTCATCGTGTAAGAGAAACTTGCAGGCGACTCCGAGAGAATCGTTGTCACTCTCCTCCGGCGGGTCTTCTCCTCGCAGGCACAAGGCAGCAAATTCGTTTGTACTGAGAACCGGTTTGAAGCGTTTACGGGCCGTGGTGTCCCGGATAACTTTCAGGAGATCCCTTTGTCCGGTTGAAATCAAATATTGCAATATACGGTACCCTTCCAGAGTAGTCATGGTAACATTTTGCGTGCAGCACAGGGCGCATCCTCGCTTACAAGCCACGGTGAGACCTTTTGAGAAGTCATCGTAAAGGCAGTATATGGCGTTTAAGACATCCAGCCGTAATTTTTGCAAGATATTTCCTTTTACAGGCGTCTCTTTACAATCCTAAACCAAACGGTTGATCCAGAATGACAACAACCCGGCTGCGGCTATTGCCGCGCAGGGCAGGGCAAGCCTTGGGTATATTCTCGGCATGTCTATCTTGAAATAAGAACAGGTCAAGACCAGGCAGATGTGCAAAGGGGACAACAGAACGCCAAGGTAGCCTGCACAGAAGGCCAAGACGGTATAAGCCAGGATTTGATCGGCCATTCCGAGATCTGCGAGCAGCGAAAAGATTATGGGAAAGGTTGTCCCTACAAAGGCCACTGTAATTCCGGTAATGCTTCCCACCAGAAATGGCAGCAAAGCGACAACCAGGATTATGGGCACTCTGGCGGATGTCAGGCTTTGGCTGATTTCTGAGACTGCCCGGCTGTCTTTCAAGACACCCTGAAAAACCATGACACCTGCAATCATGAAGATCATCGACAGCAAAGACTTGTTGAAAACTGTGCGCCTCATGTCCCCAAAGGGCATGTGATT
It encodes the following:
- a CDS encoding YkgJ family cysteine cluster protein, coding for MQKLRLDVLNAIYCLYDDFSKGLTVACKRGCALCCTQNVTMTTLEGYRILQYLISTGQRDLLKVIRDTTARKRFKPVLSTNEFAALCLRGEDPPEESDNDSLGVACKFLLHDECLIYGQRPFGCRCFFSARQCAKEASAVVDPFLITVNTVFLQFIEHIDQGGLFGNMNDVLMFLEQHKHYETQMASDNTDDTIDIYDSPGLAQNKSIPALLIPPKHRERLQPIFKKLTELVNT